In the genome of Succinivibrio dextrinosolvens, the window TTGTATGAAATCTCATGAAGCTTATTTGAGTTCCTGGCGCTTATGAACTGAACGGTCTGGTTCTCTGTATCCAGCTTGATTTCAATCTGTGAGCATGTAGCGATGCTGAAGATTTTGTTTAAAGGAGCCAGCATCTGCTTTATATCATTCATTTGGTCTAATTTTACATTATCGATAAACTCTGACATTTTTTCATCCTGTGTATTCATTCTTAGTTCGCTTAGTTATTTTTTTTTATCATTATTGTTCGATTTTGTCGATTTAGCATAAACAGGGGATATTGTTCTCGAATTTTATGTCAAATCTTCTCGGAGCAAGAATTATATCAAAATAACTAGATAGTGATCACGTTATTTCTTTGTATAATAAAATATTTATATTATTTCTTTGAATTTAAATGATATTAAATTAACTATCGGATTTAATGACATTTTCTGAGTCGATGTCAGTTAAAGGTAAAGATCTGAAAATATTTATATCGGACTTTGGGAATTTTTTATTTGAAATAAAGAAAAAATACAGAAAATTAGAAAAATATAGTAAATAACGTGTCCTTTGTATAAAAAAGAAAATCTGCCAACACTTTATTTTTGATTTTCTTCATTCCATAACATAATCTTTAAATGTTATAACAACATAATATAAATATAAGGAGTTAATTTATGGCCGATTTTACTTTACCACCTCTGCCTTATGCTAAGAATGCACTAGATGGATTTCTCTCTGAACAGACTCTTACCTTCCACCATGATAAGCACTTAAATGCCTATGTTGAAACCACTAATAAGCTGAAGAAAGGCTCCTCATTTGAGAATGAATCAATTGAGACCATCATTAAAAAGGCTCAGCCAGGACCTCTGTTCAATAATGCAGCTCAGGTATTTAATCATACCTTCTACTTCAAGTGTCTGTGTGCCGAGAATAAGAAACCTTCAGCTAATCTTATGGTTTTAATAGAGAAGAGTTTCAATTCCTTTGACGAATTTTTAGATCTATTTAAATCCTCTGCTGTAGGTAACTTCGGATCAGGCTGGACATGGCTGTGCGCAACAGACGGTGCGCTGGAGATTGTTAATACTTCAAATGCAGGTAATCCTTTGACAATGGGAAAGACTCCTATTTTATGCGTGGACGTGTGGGAGCATGCCTATTATCTTGATTATCAGAACAGAAGGGCTGATTATCTTAAGGATTTTGTAAATCACATTGACTGGGATTTTGTCGAGTCCAATCTTCCTTAGTAATCTTATTGATAATACATAAAAAAATACCCAGTGATTTCAATATCACTGGGGTTATGTATTCGGGACATAAAAATGAAGAAAGCTGAAGAAATACTTTCTCCAAGTAATATATTAGATTATCTCGCCTCAAAAAAGTTCATATTTTGTATAATTTTACATAAATTTTTCTTAACTCATTGAAAAATATAGATATTTAGTTTTAAATTTTGTTTAATATTGAATAAGCGAATTAACCGCTTGCAATTTAACAAAAAATAAGTTAGCATATACTAACACGAGTTACCTAATACTAATGAAAACTTAGTATAGCAAGCAAATGACTCGTTTGCATGTGTTCTAAATAAGGTGGTACATAACCTTTAAAGCGGTTTTGAGAATTTCTTGAAACCGCATTTTTTTTGTAAAGTCCTCCTGTTTGCAGATTCTACTCTGTTACATCAAAAAAAAGACAAATCCCTTAAAGGAACTTTGTCTTTTCTGTTAACTACATATTTGAGACTTAATCTTTTCTAGGAGGCCTGCTGCAGATTGTTATCCTGTTCACTGCGATTTATCAGATCTTCCTGTACTGCTTTGAATGCGTTATCAAGATCTTCAATAATGTCATCTATATTCTCGGTTCCAACTGACAGACGAATTGTGCTCTGGAAGATTCCCTGATCAGCAAGTTCATTCTCTGACAGCTGTGAGTGAGTTGTGGTGGCAGGATGGATCACCAGACTCTTAACATCTGCAACGTTGGCAAGCAGAGAGAATATCTTTAATGAATCTATAAATTTGTGTGCTTCTCTCTGTCCTCCCTTGATATCGAAGGTGAAGATTGAACCTCCGCCATTAGGGAAGTAACGGTTGTACAGATCATGCTGAGGATGCTCCTCTAATGAAGGGTGATTAATACGTTTTACCAGAGGATGATTCTTTAAGAATTCAATAACTTTCTGGGTGTTCTGTACATGACGCTCAATACGTAATGATAAGGTCTCTACCCCCTGAAGCAGCAGGAAGGCATTGAAAGGAGAGATTGTTGCTCCGGTATCACGTAATAGGATTGCTCTTAAGTAAACAGCAAAAGCTGCTGGACCAACTGCGTCCACAAAGGAGATCCCATGGTAGCTTGGGTTGCTTTTGGCAATATGTGGAAATTTATCGCTGGCTAGCCAGTCGAATTTGCCTGAGTCTACAATCACTCCTCCCAATGTTGTTCCATGTCCGCCGATGAACTTAGTTGCAGAGTGAACAACGATATCTGCACCGTGTTCAATTGACCTTAATAGGAATGGGGTTGCAAAAGTGTTATCAACTACCAGTGGGATTTTATTCTGGTGAGCAAGCTCTGAAAGTGTATCAATATCAGGAATATCTGAATTCGGATTCCCCAGAGTTTCAATGTAGATGGCACGGGTGTTTTCTTTTATTGCATCCTTAACTTCCTGAGAATTGTGAATATCAACAAAGGTTGTGGTAATACCGTACAGAGGAAGAGTATGTGCTAACAGATTATAGGAGCCGCCGTAGATGGATTTCTGGGCCACAATGTGACCGCCATTTGCCCCTAAAGCCTGAATTACGTATGAAATTGCAGCCGCACCTGAGGCAACTGCCAAAGCTGCTACACCGCCTTCCAGGGCAGCCAATCTCTTTTCTAGTACATCCTGAGTGGAATTTGTCAGTCTTCCGTATATATTACCTGCGTCTCTAAGACCGAATCTGTCTGCAGCGTGTTTTGAGTCATGGAATACATAGGAAGTAGTCTGGTAGATAGGAACTGCTCTGGAATCGGTAGCCTTGTCTGCTTCTTCCTGACCAACATGTAACTGTAATGTTTCAAACTTATATGCCATTTTATTTGCCTCTTAATGTGAATTTATATAACTTAATAAAAAATTAAAAATTAAAATCAAAATAAATATATAACTAAATTCACATTCGACAGTTAAAATATAAATACTTATGCATATCTGTTTCCTCCTACTAAGATGTTGAATCATCCTGTTTGAGTTAATAATAAAATTATTTTTATTTAGTATCAACAAGTTAGTAATACTATATTTTTATGCTGAGCTATAACTAAAAACTATATCAAACTTGTATATTTTTATTAGAGATATCTTCTGATGTCTTGAGTAAAAGAGATGAATCGGAACAGAATATATTAGAGGTAAGATGATTCTTGATATGTCTGAGGGTTAAGGATTGTCTGACTTACGACAATGATGTTTTGACAAAACAATAAAAATCAAAGCCAAGCTTCAATTGTTCTATCCAAAACTTTCCTATACAGGTCAGATCCGATAGAATTAGCTTATATTTTTTTTGTTTGTTCCCAGATAAGATGCAGACAGAACTTAAACAATATTTTCGCGG includes:
- a CDS encoding superoxide dismutase, translating into MADFTLPPLPYAKNALDGFLSEQTLTFHHDKHLNAYVETTNKLKKGSSFENESIETIIKKAQPGPLFNNAAQVFNHTFYFKCLCAENKKPSANLMVLIEKSFNSFDEFLDLFKSSAVGNFGSGWTWLCATDGALEIVNTSNAGNPLTMGKTPILCVDVWEHAYYLDYQNRRADYLKDFVNHIDWDFVESNLP
- a CDS encoding O-acetylhomoserine aminocarboxypropyltransferase/cysteine synthase family protein, which produces MAYKFETLQLHVGQEEADKATDSRAVPIYQTTSYVFHDSKHAADRFGLRDAGNIYGRLTNSTQDVLEKRLAALEGGVAALAVASGAAAISYVIQALGANGGHIVAQKSIYGGSYNLLAHTLPLYGITTTFVDIHNSQEVKDAIKENTRAIYIETLGNPNSDIPDIDTLSELAHQNKIPLVVDNTFATPFLLRSIEHGADIVVHSATKFIGGHGTTLGGVIVDSGKFDWLASDKFPHIAKSNPSYHGISFVDAVGPAAFAVYLRAILLRDTGATISPFNAFLLLQGVETLSLRIERHVQNTQKVIEFLKNHPLVKRINHPSLEEHPQHDLYNRYFPNGGGSIFTFDIKGGQREAHKFIDSLKIFSLLANVADVKSLVIHPATTTHSQLSENELADQGIFQSTIRLSVGTENIDDIIEDLDNAFKAVQEDLINRSEQDNNLQQAS